The proteins below are encoded in one region of Rhodothermus profundi:
- the rpsG gene encoding 30S ribosomal protein S7 — protein sequence MRRKRAERRPVAPDPVYNDELVARFINYVMRDGKKSIAQKIVYEAFRIIEERTGEPGIDVFKRAVNNAAPLLEVRSRRVGGATYQVPMEVRPERRMSLAFRWIIQSARARKDKSMAIRLANELMAAAQGEGGAIKKKDDMHRMAEANRAFAHFRF from the coding sequence ATGCGTAGAAAACGAGCAGAAAGACGACCCGTAGCGCCTGATCCGGTTTACAACGACGAACTGGTGGCGCGCTTTATCAACTACGTGATGCGCGATGGGAAGAAGAGCATCGCGCAAAAAATTGTGTACGAGGCCTTCCGGATTATTGAGGAGCGCACGGGCGAGCCAGGGATTGATGTGTTCAAGCGGGCGGTAAACAATGCCGCGCCGCTGTTGGAGGTGCGTAGCCGCCGCGTGGGCGGTGCTACCTACCAGGTTCCTATGGAAGTGCGGCCGGAGCGCCGCATGTCGCTTGCCTTTCGCTGGATTATCCAGAGTGCCCGTGCGCGGAAGGACAAAAGCATGGCCATCCGGCTGGCCAACGAGCTAATGGCGGCCGCGCAGGGTGAAGGGGGTGCCATCAAAAAGAAAGATGACATGCATCGCATGGCGGAGGCGAACCGGGCATTTGCCCACTTCCGCTTCTAA
- the rpsL gene encoding 30S ribosomal protein S12 — MPTIQQLIRFGRKPKVKKSKSVALHGCPQRRGVCTRVYTTTPKKPNSALRKVAKVRLTNGEEVIAYIPGEGHNLQEHSIVLVRGGRVKDLPGVKYHIVRGALDAAGVADRRKSRSKYGTKRPKQ, encoded by the coding sequence GTGCCTACGATTCAGCAGTTGATTCGGTTTGGGCGGAAGCCCAAAGTGAAAAAGAGCAAGTCGGTGGCGCTGCATGGTTGTCCGCAGCGCCGTGGGGTGTGCACGCGCGTGTATACCACGACGCCGAAGAAGCCAAATTCGGCGTTGCGTAAGGTGGCCAAGGTGCGTCTGACAAATGGAGAGGAGGTGATTGCATACATTCCGGGCGAGGGACATAACCTGCAGGAGCACTCCATTGTGCTGGTGCGTGGTGGCCGCGTGAAGGACCTGCCCGGAGTGAAGTATCATATTGTGCGCGGGGCGTTGGACGCAGCGGGTGTGGCGGACCGGCGCAAGTCGCGCTCCAAGTACGGTACCAAGCGACCGAAACAGTAA
- the ftsH gene encoding ATP-dependent zinc metalloprotease FtsH, with translation MSQNERDSLELERKEMPSGGPRLPERRPRFSVWIYLAIFMALLVHFFLFWSSTDTRTIEYSQFLEYVEKGYVERVEIVNDTRVQGRFTEAAVREGVVPVPMRRTDLLRGPQTPELLRRFTTTKPADHDLTSFLLAYNDRARAEGRPTVQFTARIEENWFGGLLTWIFPLLLIIALWVFLLRRMSPSSQVLNIGKNRAILYDAMGNQRVTFKDVAGLDEAKEEVAEIVEFLKNPKKFTRLGGKLPKGVLLVGPPGTGKTLLAKAVAGEAGVPFFSISGSDFVEMFVGVGAARVRDLFRQAKEKAPCIIFIDEIDAIGRSRGRGIMMGANDERENTLNQLLVEMDGFNTDKGVIIMAATNRPDVLDPALLRPGRFDRQILIDKPDRRERLEIFKVHTRDLILADDVDLEVLAGQTPGFAGAEIANVCNEAALLAARKGKEAVEMEDFEQAIDRVIAGLEKKNKIISPEEREIVAYHEAGHAIVGWFLRYTDPVVKVSIVPRGLAALGYAQYLPEERYLYTKEALLDQMTMAIGGRVAEELVFGRISTGAQNDLERITRMAYAMVVDYGMSERVGYVSFNLSGQYGEQQAFFDKPYSEETARLIDEEVRRIINDVRKRARQILEEKRDKLEALARRLLEKEVLGPRDLVEILGPRPYGDYPSPNGKESAELKDLQKGDPTLPSAVEGSAPPAERPEHPSAT, from the coding sequence ATGTCGCAAAACGAGCGCGACAGCTTGGAGCTGGAGCGGAAAGAGATGCCGTCAGGGGGCCCGCGTTTGCCCGAACGACGGCCGCGTTTCTCTGTCTGGATTTACCTGGCCATTTTTATGGCCTTGCTGGTGCACTTTTTCTTGTTCTGGAGCAGCACCGATACGCGAACGATTGAATACAGCCAGTTTCTGGAATATGTAGAAAAGGGCTACGTAGAGCGGGTTGAGATTGTCAATGACACGCGGGTGCAGGGGCGCTTTACCGAGGCGGCGGTGCGGGAAGGGGTTGTGCCAGTGCCGATGCGCCGCACCGATTTGCTGCGGGGGCCGCAGACCCCTGAGCTATTGCGTCGTTTTACCACGACCAAGCCGGCCGATCATGACCTGACGAGCTTTCTTCTGGCGTACAACGACCGAGCGCGGGCTGAAGGGCGGCCGACGGTACAATTTACAGCGCGCATTGAAGAAAACTGGTTTGGGGGGCTGCTCACCTGGATTTTCCCGCTCCTTCTTATCATCGCGCTCTGGGTGTTTTTGCTGCGTCGCATGAGTCCCAGCTCTCAGGTGCTCAACATAGGGAAGAATCGCGCCATTCTGTACGATGCGATGGGGAATCAGCGGGTCACGTTTAAGGACGTGGCCGGGTTGGATGAGGCCAAGGAGGAGGTGGCTGAAATTGTAGAGTTTCTGAAAAACCCGAAGAAATTCACGCGGCTGGGTGGCAAGCTGCCGAAGGGCGTTTTGCTGGTAGGCCCGCCGGGGACAGGAAAGACCTTGCTGGCAAAAGCGGTAGCTGGCGAGGCGGGCGTTCCGTTCTTCTCGATTTCAGGTAGTGACTTTGTCGAGATGTTTGTGGGAGTAGGCGCTGCGCGCGTGCGTGACCTGTTCCGGCAGGCCAAAGAGAAAGCACCCTGTATCATTTTTATTGATGAGATTGACGCCATTGGACGCTCGCGGGGCCGCGGCATTATGATGGGCGCCAACGACGAGCGGGAAAACACATTGAACCAGTTGCTCGTCGAGATGGACGGCTTTAACACCGATAAGGGCGTCATCATCATGGCGGCCACGAACCGTCCGGACGTGCTGGATCCAGCGTTGCTACGGCCTGGCCGTTTTGACCGGCAGATTCTCATTGACAAGCCGGATCGCCGTGAGCGGTTAGAAATCTTCAAGGTGCATACACGCGACCTGATTCTGGCTGACGATGTGGATCTGGAGGTGCTGGCAGGGCAGACGCCTGGCTTTGCCGGCGCCGAAATTGCCAACGTCTGCAATGAGGCTGCTTTGCTGGCGGCCCGAAAGGGCAAGGAAGCCGTTGAGATGGAAGATTTCGAGCAGGCGATTGATCGCGTAATTGCCGGTCTGGAAAAGAAAAACAAAATCATTTCGCCGGAAGAGCGGGAGATTGTTGCCTATCATGAGGCTGGCCACGCGATTGTGGGATGGTTCCTGCGCTATACGGATCCAGTGGTTAAGGTCTCCATTGTGCCGCGTGGACTGGCTGCGCTGGGGTATGCGCAGTACCTGCCCGAAGAGCGCTATCTCTATACCAAGGAAGCGTTGCTTGATCAGATGACCATGGCGATTGGCGGGCGGGTGGCCGAAGAGCTGGTTTTTGGGCGCATCTCAACGGGCGCGCAGAACGATCTGGAGCGCATCACCCGCATGGCCTATGCCATGGTGGTGGATTATGGCATGAGCGAGCGCGTGGGGTACGTCAGCTTCAACCTATCTGGGCAGTACGGCGAGCAGCAGGCCTTCTTTGACAAGCCGTATTCGGAAGAGACGGCGCGGCTGATTGATGAAGAGGTGCGTCGGATCATTAACGACGTGCGAAAGCGAGCCCGGCAGATCCTGGAGGAGAAGCGAGATAAACTGGAGGCGCTGGCTCGCCGGCTGCTTGAGAAAGAAGTGCTGGGGCCCCGTGATTTAGTAGAAATTTTAGGACCTCGTCCTTATGGAGATTATCCCTCGCCCAATGGTAAAGAGTCGGCGGAGTTGAAAGATTTGCAAAAAGGCGACCCCACCTTGCCATCTGCCGTTGAAGGGTCCGCTCCGCCGGCAGAGCGGCCAGAACACCCCTCTGCGACATAA
- a CDS encoding type IX secretion system periplasmic lipoprotein PorW/SprE, which yields MHRAGQSPGIPAPHLLLALLMGGGLLAGCSSSSFLGRQFENFRAYYNTFYNAQKAFNEGVRSLKAQQAQPVDLTTYLTLFGPPQRTANAASFNKAIEKSAEVVRRHPQSKWADDALMLIGKSYYYLGNYAGAAQKFREVIALGGTQALAARFWLARALVAARSYDEAHRVLQETLASDQVPDDWRSRFWLLQADLYVQQARWELAREALEAGLRRVPDRSLGARGYFLLGQVCETLQDYACAYAAFARVQRYRPDYELAYAAAWQAIRIQGLYLDPEAALVQLRRMERDDKHFARRAELAYLRARIYQAMGAVREARALYYQLLYESEANPGRIRARAHYALGQLYRDAFQDYLSAAAHFDTAAAVLRSRQARAGTEAPATPLALIDVQEQARVFKQFAQIRQEIQRLDSLLYLGSLDDKAFAAFVLELRRQRARELQAQRRRAGQRAAERQFLQNRLSQSARAGAAEAAFEGGEAGFLFHRDPVRVQENRARFFERWGRRPLVPNWRRRAAIQGTAVTARTQTGAPFEGLPDRDDEETLPPVDVSEVPRDSLRQAQMRAERARLRYELGNVLFLSMQQPDSAAYWYRLVILEDADQPVAPRAYYALAEVQRALGDTLAAQALLEALLSRYPDTPLASRIRGLLGMPSQPQPTASDTLARAEAAYAAAVKAWQQGAYQKGLQQLLEIAARYPETPVAPRALLAVGYLWRDMLDRGLLADSARLPPVIMPESLRRALLSQTSAEIDTSGEANAVAARAGQAMGPDTLRAEKSLLDTLLTLEVLYTYLVNRYPQAPEARRARQLLTALQAAVSDTGDKEATRGAARALPQRRPDGPGPLREPEPMRAVWTILLLETDKEEEIGQVLPQYRALAQGRVIDVRPVRVGERLHYRLILGRYRSEEETRAAIEQLHPVLQGGARPLLLEPTGQENRN from the coding sequence ATGCACCGCGCAGGGCAAAGCCCGGGCATACCTGCCCCGCACCTTTTGCTTGCCCTTCTGATGGGAGGAGGCCTTCTGGCTGGCTGCAGCTCCAGCTCATTTCTGGGACGGCAATTCGAGAACTTTCGGGCTTACTATAACACCTTTTACAATGCACAAAAAGCATTTAACGAAGGCGTTCGCAGCCTGAAGGCTCAGCAGGCCCAACCAGTTGATTTGACTACCTACTTGACCCTGTTTGGCCCTCCGCAGCGCACGGCGAACGCAGCCTCCTTTAACAAGGCGATTGAAAAAAGCGCTGAAGTTGTGCGGCGGCATCCTCAGTCGAAGTGGGCCGACGACGCGCTGATGTTGATTGGGAAGTCCTATTATTATCTGGGCAATTATGCAGGAGCTGCCCAGAAATTTCGCGAAGTAATCGCGCTGGGAGGGACGCAGGCGTTAGCAGCTCGTTTCTGGCTGGCTCGCGCGCTGGTAGCGGCCCGCTCCTATGACGAAGCGCACCGCGTATTGCAGGAAACGCTGGCCAGCGACCAGGTGCCTGATGATTGGCGGTCGCGTTTCTGGCTTTTGCAGGCGGACCTCTACGTGCAACAGGCGCGCTGGGAGTTGGCGCGTGAAGCGTTGGAGGCCGGGTTGCGTCGCGTGCCCGACCGCTCCCTGGGGGCGCGGGGATACTTTCTGCTTGGGCAGGTGTGCGAGACGCTTCAAGACTACGCGTGCGCCTATGCAGCCTTTGCGCGCGTGCAACGTTACCGGCCCGATTATGAGCTGGCGTATGCTGCTGCCTGGCAGGCCATTCGGATTCAGGGACTTTATCTTGATCCTGAGGCGGCGCTGGTGCAACTGCGCCGCATGGAGCGCGATGACAAGCACTTTGCTCGGCGCGCCGAGCTGGCCTATCTGCGCGCGCGCATTTATCAGGCGATGGGAGCGGTCCGAGAAGCCCGCGCTCTCTACTACCAACTGCTTTACGAAAGCGAGGCCAACCCGGGCCGGATCCGCGCGCGCGCCCACTATGCGCTGGGACAGCTTTACCGCGATGCCTTTCAGGATTACCTGTCGGCGGCCGCCCACTTCGATACAGCCGCTGCTGTGCTGCGGAGCCGTCAGGCCCGCGCAGGCACCGAAGCTCCGGCAACCCCGCTGGCGCTGATCGATGTGCAGGAGCAGGCCCGTGTGTTCAAGCAATTTGCTCAAATTCGCCAGGAAATTCAGCGGCTGGACTCATTGCTCTACCTGGGATCGCTGGACGACAAGGCATTTGCTGCCTTTGTCCTGGAGCTGCGGCGTCAGCGGGCGCGCGAGCTGCAAGCGCAGCGCCGACGCGCCGGGCAGCGAGCAGCAGAGCGACAATTTCTGCAAAATCGTTTGAGCCAGTCTGCGCGTGCGGGTGCAGCCGAAGCGGCCTTTGAAGGAGGCGAGGCCGGATTTCTGTTTCACCGCGATCCAGTCCGCGTTCAGGAAAACCGGGCGCGCTTCTTTGAACGCTGGGGACGGCGGCCTCTGGTTCCGAACTGGCGCCGACGGGCAGCCATTCAGGGGACTGCCGTAACCGCCCGCACGCAAACCGGAGCCCCGTTCGAAGGGTTGCCGGACAGAGACGACGAAGAAACGTTGCCACCCGTCGATGTCTCGGAGGTGCCGCGGGATTCCCTGCGGCAGGCCCAGATGCGGGCGGAACGGGCACGCCTGCGCTATGAGCTGGGCAACGTGCTGTTTCTGTCCATGCAGCAGCCCGACTCGGCTGCCTATTGGTACCGCCTGGTAATTCTGGAGGATGCCGACCAGCCGGTGGCGCCGAGGGCCTACTATGCGTTGGCTGAGGTGCAGCGTGCCCTGGGAGATACGCTGGCCGCGCAGGCCCTGCTTGAAGCGTTGCTGTCGCGCTATCCCGATACCCCCCTGGCCAGTCGAATCCGGGGATTGCTGGGAATGCCATCGCAGCCGCAACCAACCGCTTCGGATACCCTGGCCCGGGCGGAAGCCGCTTATGCCGCCGCCGTTAAAGCCTGGCAACAGGGAGCCTATCAGAAAGGACTTCAGCAACTGCTGGAGATCGCAGCCCGTTATCCCGAAACGCCCGTAGCTCCGCGCGCGTTGCTGGCCGTTGGCTATCTGTGGCGTGATATGCTGGATCGCGGTTTGCTGGCCGACAGTGCCCGCCTACCTCCCGTGATCATGCCAGAATCACTACGCCGGGCCCTGCTTTCACAAACGTCCGCTGAGATCGATACCAGCGGAGAGGCCAACGCGGTAGCGGCTCGCGCCGGGCAAGCAATGGGACCTGACACGTTGCGTGCAGAAAAATCTTTGCTTGATACGCTGCTAACGCTGGAGGTTCTTTATACCTATCTGGTCAATCGTTATCCTCAGGCGCCTGAAGCCCGGCGCGCTCGGCAGTTGCTGACGGCGCTGCAAGCCGCTGTCAGCGACACGGGAGATAAGGAAGCAACGAGAGGTGCGGCACGCGCCTTGCCCCAGCGTCGGCCAGATGGTCCGGGGCCGTTGCGCGAGCCAGAGCCGATGCGCGCGGTATGGACCATTCTCCTGCTAGAGACAGATAAGGAAGAGGAAATCGGACAGGTGTTGCCGCAATACCGCGCGCTTGCGCAGGGACGCGTGATTGATGTGCGACCTGTTCGCGTGGGAGAGCGGCTGCATTACCGATTAATTCTGGGACGTTACCGAAGTGAGGAAGAAACGCGGGCTGCCATTGAACAACTGCATCCCGTGTTGCAGGGCGGGGCGCGCCCTTTGCTGCTAGAGCCCACAGGCCAGGAAAACAGGAACTAA
- a CDS encoding CDP-alcohol phosphatidyltransferase family protein, translated as MATPTKLSDPLFRDLSAFGLGIMHRVARRLAPTRIRPVHITWLFLLNGLLAAWLIRRKRRRTDCLAAALLVGKHLLDGLDGALARLQRPSRLGRYLDSISDFAVNAALFAAVACRRGGRVRDWGLAAAGLLAQLLQGSLYNFYYVQYRHHHAGERTSLLDERQAHPYPWDPPRLTRVLQQLYLGLYGWQDRLVAWLDRWLTGTATPPLPAPAFMTALSTLGLGVQLAVAALFLLLGQATRLPHVFLGPYLVWSSFLLGWRARQARQLTRSG; from the coding sequence ATGGCAACGCCGACTAAATTATCTGACCCGCTTTTTCGGGACCTCAGTGCGTTTGGGCTGGGCATAATGCATCGGGTGGCGCGTCGCCTGGCGCCCACCCGAATACGTCCGGTCCATATCACCTGGCTTTTTCTGCTGAACGGACTCCTGGCAGCCTGGCTGATTCGCCGCAAACGGCGCCGCACCGATTGCCTGGCCGCCGCGCTATTAGTGGGCAAGCATTTGCTCGACGGACTCGACGGCGCGCTGGCCCGCCTGCAGCGCCCCTCTCGACTGGGCCGGTATCTCGATTCTATTTCGGATTTTGCTGTGAATGCCGCGCTATTTGCGGCGGTAGCCTGCCGGCGAGGGGGACGCGTGCGCGACTGGGGCCTAGCAGCCGCCGGTCTTCTTGCGCAATTGCTTCAGGGATCGCTTTACAACTTCTACTACGTGCAGTATCGCCATCACCACGCCGGCGAGCGCACCAGTCTTCTGGACGAACGCCAGGCGCATCCGTATCCCTGGGATCCGCCCCGCTTAACGCGCGTGCTGCAACAGCTCTACCTGGGTCTGTACGGATGGCAAGATCGGCTCGTTGCCTGGCTGGACCGTTGGCTAACCGGCACCGCAACGCCCCCCTTACCTGCTCCGGCCTTTATGACGGCCCTGTCCACGCTGGGATTAGGCGTGCAACTGGCCGTTGCCGCTCTGTTCCTGCTGCTGGGTCAGGCTACTCGGCTCCCTCATGTATTTCTCGGTCCCTATCTGGTGTGGAGCAGCTTTTTACTCGGCTGGCGCGCTCGCCAGGCCCGACAGCTCACCCGATCCGGCTAA